One segment of Phaeacidiphilus oryzae TH49 DNA contains the following:
- a CDS encoding GNAT family N-acetyltransferase — translation MSSSSLATRLLDAGDLADAQAVLDRDPVANAFVAARVQLAGLDPWRLGGEMWGWDGPDGRLDALCYAGANLVLVNARPEAVRAFAERARRQGRRCSSIVGPAGPTADLWNRLADVWGPAREVRACQPLMATDRPSEEIAADPHVRRVRRDEIELLMPACVAMFTEEVGVSPLSGDGGLLYRSRVAELVTTGRAFARFDDRGRVVFKAEIGAATDLACQVQGVWVAPEYRGQGLSETGMAAVVEHALREVAPVVSLYVNDFNQPARAAYRRVGFAEVGAFMSVLF, via the coding sequence TTGAGTAGTTCCTCCCTAGCGACTCGGCTTCTGGACGCCGGCGACCTCGCCGACGCGCAGGCCGTGCTCGACCGCGACCCGGTCGCGAACGCCTTCGTGGCCGCCCGCGTCCAGCTGGCGGGCCTGGACCCGTGGCGCCTCGGCGGCGAGATGTGGGGCTGGGACGGACCCGACGGACGGCTCGACGCCCTCTGCTACGCGGGCGCCAACCTGGTGCTGGTGAACGCCCGCCCGGAGGCGGTCCGCGCCTTCGCGGAGCGGGCCCGCCGCCAGGGCCGGCGCTGCTCCTCGATAGTCGGGCCCGCCGGACCGACCGCGGACCTGTGGAACCGGCTCGCGGACGTCTGGGGGCCCGCCCGCGAGGTCCGCGCCTGCCAGCCGCTGATGGCCACCGACCGCCCGTCCGAGGAGATCGCCGCGGACCCCCACGTCCGCCGGGTCCGCCGGGACGAGATCGAACTGCTGATGCCCGCCTGCGTGGCGATGTTCACCGAGGAGGTCGGGGTCTCCCCGCTCTCCGGCGACGGCGGGCTGCTCTACCGCTCACGCGTGGCCGAACTGGTGACCACCGGCCGGGCGTTCGCCCGCTTCGACGACCGCGGCCGGGTCGTCTTCAAGGCGGAGATCGGCGCCGCCACCGATCTGGCCTGCCAGGTCCAGGGCGTCTGGGTGGCGCCGGAGTACCGGGGGCAGGGCCTCTCCGAGACCGGCATGGCCGCCGTCGTCGAGCACGCGCTGCGCGAGGTGGCCCCGGTCGTCAGCCTCTACGTCAACGACTTCAACCAGCCCGCCAGGGCCGCGTACCGGAGGGTCGGCTTCGCCGAGGTCGGCGCCTTCATGAGCGTCCTCTTCTGA
- a CDS encoding GNAT family N-acetyltransferase: MEGVTISPIDLAARAAEALDVQAHAFGLTAEEVAVRQQIVVRHATLPGTRAFGALLADSGRLVGFGYGMPNDRTHWWSSVIEPYLDEAGHGEWLDDAFAVTELHVLPGYQGIGLGRGLITNLCSGVAQSRTILSAIDRETPARRLYRSLGYVDLARPVLFPNTALPYAVMGAYLPLRAGA, from the coding sequence ATGGAGGGTGTCACGATCTCGCCGATCGACCTGGCCGCGCGCGCCGCCGAGGCGCTCGACGTCCAGGCGCACGCCTTCGGCCTGACCGCCGAGGAGGTCGCGGTACGGCAGCAGATCGTCGTCCGGCACGCGACCCTCCCCGGCACCAGGGCGTTCGGCGCGCTCCTGGCCGACTCCGGCCGCCTGGTCGGCTTCGGCTACGGGATGCCGAACGACCGCACCCACTGGTGGAGCTCGGTCATCGAGCCGTACCTCGACGAGGCCGGGCACGGGGAGTGGCTGGACGACGCCTTCGCCGTCACCGAGCTCCACGTCCTCCCCGGCTACCAGGGCATCGGCCTGGGCCGGGGGCTGATCACCAACCTCTGCTCCGGGGTCGCGCAGAGCAGGACGATCCTCTCCGCGATCGACCGGGAGACCCCCGCCCGGCGGCTGTACCGCTCCCTCGGCTACGTCGATCTGGCCCGGCCCGTCCTCTTCCCGAACACCGCCCTGCCGTACGCCGTGATGGGCGCGTACCTGCCGCTCCGCGCCGGGGCCTGA